One Trichosurus vulpecula isolate mTriVul1 chromosome 7, mTriVul1.pri, whole genome shotgun sequence genomic region harbors:
- the LOC118858078 gene encoding low molecular weight phosphotyrosine protein phosphatase: protein MAAEGTRSVLFVCLGNICRSPIAEAVFRKLVTEQNISDKWRIDSAATSTYEIGNPPDYRGQNCMKKHGITMNHIARQITKEDFLTFDYILCMDESNLRDLNRKGNQVKNCKAKIELLGSYDPQKQLIIEDPYYGNDSDFETVYEQCVRCCKAFLEKSH, encoded by the coding sequence ATGGCCGCAGAGGGAACGAGGTCTGTGCTGTTCGTGTGTCTGGGTAATATTTGTCGCTCACCTATAGCAGAAGCAGTTTTTAGGAAACTTGTAACTGAGCAAAATATTTCAGATAAGTGGAGGATAGACAGTGCAGCAACATCTACATATGAAATAGGAAACCCCCCTGATTATCGAGGGCAGAATTGCATGAAGAAACATGGCATTACCATGAATCATATTGCCAGGCAGATTACCAAAGAAGATTTCCTGACCTTTGATTATATACTGTGTATGGATGAAAGCAATTTAAGAGATTTGAATAGAAAAGGTAATCAAGTTAAAAACTGCAAAGCTAAAATTGAACTTCTTGGAAGCTATGATCCACAGAAACAACTTATTATTGAAGATCCGTATTATGGAAATGACTCTGACTTTGAGACTGTATATGAGCAATGTGTGAGGTGCTGCAAAGCATTTTTGGAAAAATCTCATTAA